Sequence from the Deltaproteobacteria bacterium genome:
CTGTTCGGCCACGTCAAGGGCGCGTTCACCGGCGCCATCCGCGATCGCCTCGGGCGCTTCGAGCTGGCCGACGGCGGCACGGCATTCTTGGATGAGGTCGGCGAGCTGTCCCCGGCCACTCAGGTCAAGCTGCTGCGCTTCCTGCAAGAGCAGGAGTTCGAGCGTGTCGGCAGCACCAAGACCATCCGGGTGGACGTGCGGGTGATCGCCGCCACCAACCAGGACTTGCGCCAGCTGATGGCTCAGGGGCGCTTTCGGCCCGACTTGTTTTACCGCCTCAACGTCATCCCGATCGAGTTGCCGCCGCTGCGCGAGCGCCCTGAGGATATCCCAGCGTTGGTAGAGCACGTCCTTGCCCGCCTGGCCAGCAAGGGACGCAAAGTCAAAGCCGTTGCCCCGGCAGTGATGGAGGTGTTTGTGCAGTACGCCTGGCCGGGCAATATCCGCGAATTGGAGAACACCCTGGAGCACGCGCTGGTGTGCTCGAAAGGGAGCGTGATCGAACGCGAGGCCTTGCCGCGCAGCGTGCTGCGTCCGGCGCCGGCGGTGACGCGCCGCACCCGTGGCGACGACGGTGAACGCACGCTGGAGACGCTGACGCAGCACCGCGGTAACCAGTCCGCCGCCGCCCGCGCGCTCGGTATCAGCCGCACCACCCTGTGGCGGCGCCTGAAGAAACTCAGCCCCGCCCCCGATCGCTTACCCCAATAGCTCGCCGCTGGCGCCACCGCCGCCACTTCTCGAAACCCGAAAGGCGGGCGCCAGCAGGTGGCCCTGCAGCCGAGCAGCCCCCGTTCGGCTCCGCTCCATGTTGCGCGCAACAGGCTGTTGCGCAACATGTGGAACAATTGTAACACCAATGCAGCAGGCCGAACGACCCGATAATTTGCCCGCTGGCGGTAATGGCCGGCGCTGATGGCGTGGCACGGATCATGGGTTACGAGCGTGGGTAAGGCTGACTATGCGAGCCACGAACTTGAATGACGGCCGCGCTGGCGACTCGCTCGCCGCGCGCCAGATAGACGGCATCGGCGCTGGGTACGCCGACTTGCGCCGCGGGGCTCTAAGTCCCGGCCCCCGCTTCGCCGACCATTGTCAGGGCAACGCTGCGGCGTTGTCCCCGAGCCTCGTGTTGGGGTTCGGTGGCGAGGAACGGGGGATGCCGGCGACTGCCGGGCCCCGCGGCGCATGCTTCCGCATCGGCGGCAGCACGGCGGGCTCGAGCTCGGGCGCAATCGAAACCACGGACGAGGACGAACCCGGTAGGGAGTCGAGGAGTCGCTGATGCTGCGTTGGTTTCCGGAAAACATCTCCACCTACGGCGGAGACATCGATGCGGTCTTTTCGTTGATCTACTACATCGTCGGCGTTTGGTTTCTGCTGGCCGAGGGGGCGTTGTTCTTCTTTGTGTTTCGCTACCGCCGCCGGGCCGGTCGAGCCGCGGCCTACGTGCGCGGTGAGCGCTTCAGCGAGCTGGCCTGGGTGTTGGTGCCGGCGGTGATCGTGCTGGCGCTCGATTTCGGCATCGAAGCCGCCGGCGGGCCGGTGTGGGCGCGGGTGAAGGAGGACGTGCCGGAGCACGCGCTCCGGGTGAACGTGCGCGCCCAGCAGTTCAATTGGAATTTCATATATCCCGGACCCGACGGGCAGTTTGACAGCGCTGACGACGTCACGCTGGAAAATGAGTTGCACGTTCCCGCTGGCCGCGATGTCGAGGTCAGGCTGGAATCCAAAGATGTGATTCACAGTTTCTTCATCCCCAACGTTCGCCTCAAGCAAGACATACTGCCCGGCCGGACGATCCGCGCCTGGTTCAATGCCACCAAGCCCGGTCGCTACGAGCTGCCCTGCGCCGAGCTGTGCGGCTTCGGGCACTACAACATGCGCGGCTTTCTGACCGTGCACAGCGCAGACGAATACGAGCGCTGGCTGCAGGAGCAATGGCCCGCAGCGGCAGCCACCGCCGCGCTGCCTGCTAGTTAGCCGGTGAAGGAAACGAGAATGACCGCCCGAGCAGTCGCCAAGGCCACGCCCGAGCCGCACCATAACAGACACAGTGCGCCGCAGAGCTTCTGGCGCAAGTATGTCTTCTCCGTCGATCACAAGGTGATCGGCAAGCAGTACCTCGCGCTCGGGCTGTTCATGGCGCTGGTCGGGGGCTTCACTGCCTACCTGATCCGCTGGCAGCTGGCGTGGCCGGAAACCGAGGTGCCGGGCTGGTCGTACGTCGAGCCTGACTTCTACAACACCATGGTCACGATGCACGGCACGATCATGGTGTTCTTTGTCGCCATGCCGATCCTGCTCGGCGCCTTCGGCAATTTCCTCATCCCGCTGATGGTCGGCGCCCCGGACATGGCGTTTCCGCGCCTCAACATGATGTCGTTCTGGACCATCTTCACCGCCTCGTGCGTGCTGATGGCCTCGTTCTTTGTTCCGGGCGGGGCCGCGGCGGCCGGGTGGACAGGCTACGCCCCGCTGTCGGCGGACCCCGTCTACACCGGCGTGGACTGGGGACAGAACTTGTGGATCTTGGCCTTGGCGCTGGAGTTCTCCTCCTTCCTGATGGGCGGGGTGAACTTCATGACCACGGCGATCAATATGCGGGCGCCGGGTCTGTCGCTGTTTCGCTTGCCGCTGTTCGTCTGGATGCAGATGACGGCGGCGGTGTTGTTCATGCTCTCGGTCGGGCCGCTGATTGCCGGCGCGGTCATGTTGCTGCTCGACCGCACTGCCGGCACCGGCTTCTTTCTGCCGGCACGCGGCGGCGACCCGCTGCTGTGGCAGCACCTGTTCTGGTTCTTCGGCCATCCCGAAGTCTACGTGGTGTTGCTGCCCGGCTTCGGCGCGATCCTGGAGATTCTTCCGGTGTTCGCCCGCAAGCCGATCTTCGGCTACCGCGCGATCGTGTACTCGACGATTGCCGCGGGCGCGCTCAGTTTCATCGTCTGGGCGCACCACATGTTCATCAGCGGCATCGACGCGCGTCTGGCCA
This genomic interval carries:
- a CDS encoding sigma 54-interacting transcriptional regulator, whose amino-acid sequence is LFGHVKGAFTGAIRDRLGRFELADGGTAFLDEVGELSPATQVKLLRFLQEQEFERVGSTKTIRVDVRVIAATNQDLRQLMAQGRFRPDLFYRLNVIPIELPPLRERPEDIPALVEHVLARLASKGRKVKAVAPAVMEVFVQYAWPGNIRELENTLEHALVCSKGSVIEREALPRSVLRPAPAVTRRTRGDDGERTLETLTQHRGNQSAAARALGISRTTLWRRLKKLSPAPDRLPQ
- the coxB gene encoding cytochrome c oxidase subunit II, which encodes MLRWFPENISTYGGDIDAVFSLIYYIVGVWFLLAEGALFFFVFRYRRRAGRAAAYVRGERFSELAWVLVPAVIVLALDFGIEAAGGPVWARVKEDVPEHALRVNVRAQQFNWNFIYPGPDGQFDSADDVTLENELHVPAGRDVEVRLESKDVIHSFFIPNVRLKQDILPGRTIRAWFNATKPGRYELPCAELCGFGHYNMRGFLTVHSADEYERWLQEQWPAAAATAALPAS
- a CDS encoding cbb3-type cytochrome c oxidase subunit I — translated: MTARAVAKATPEPHHNRHSAPQSFWRKYVFSVDHKVIGKQYLALGLFMALVGGFTAYLIRWQLAWPETEVPGWSYVEPDFYNTMVTMHGTIMVFFVAMPILLGAFGNFLIPLMVGAPDMAFPRLNMMSFWTIFTASCVLMASFFVPGGAAAAGWTGYAPLSADPVYTGVDWGQNLWILALALEFSSFLMGGVNFMTTAINMRAPGLSLFRLPLFVWMQMTAAVLFMLSVGPLIAGAVMLLLDRTAGTGFFLPARGGDPLLWQHLFWFFGHPEVYVVLLPGFGAILEILPVFARKPIFGYRAIVYSTIAAGALSFIVWAHHMFISGIDARLAIPFSVTTILISVPFAIMIFSMIATLWGGSLRFPTPMLFALGALATFLIGGVTGIFLGSAAVDIFMHDTYFVVAHFHFTLFPSALLGGFAAIYYWYPKMFGRMLDETLGKLHFWITIVAFNCVFIPLFLVGMGGHMRRIYNPLQYDFLKPMQPIHEFATIAAIVLLLGQIPLIVNFFWSLAFGRRAADNPWQANTLEWATTSPPPHENFAAVPTVYRDAYEYSLPGNATDWLPQHVPGPALKAQEQAA